A genomic segment from Actinoplanes sichuanensis encodes:
- the nuoN gene encoding NADH-quinone oxidoreductase subunit NuoN: MEPLKLPPIDYGALLPMLILFGAACLGVLVEVIVPRRARNAVQLSLALFAVVLSLVAVVMERGTRTITIGGAVAVDGPTLFLQGSILVLGGVSLLLIGERSIERGGVFVSQAAVTVGSQKDAQQASGQPGATEVYPLSVFALGGMLLFVAANDLLTMFVALEVFSLPLYLLCALARRRRLLSQEAALKYFLLGSYASAFFLFGVAFIYGFAGGIQLGVVHEAVANPQRSQVLLYVGLAMVSIGLLFKAALAPFHVWTPDVYQGAPTPVTAFMAACTKVAAFGALLRVLYVAFEGVRWDFQPILGGIAVLTMFIGAILAVTQTDLKRLLAYSSIANAGYLMVGVLALNDEGLSSTMFYLVAYGFSVLAAFAVISLVRDADGEATHLSRWAGVGRKSPLLAGIFTFILLAFAGIPLTSGFTSKFAVFGAAVDGGQTWLVIFGVITSMLLAFPYLRVVVLMWLSEPGETTPAVSIPGFLTSAVLGLGVLVTVALGVAPDALLDLTREASEFVR; the protein is encoded by the coding sequence ATGGAACCGTTGAAACTGCCCCCGATCGACTACGGGGCACTGCTCCCGATGCTGATCCTCTTCGGCGCGGCATGCCTTGGTGTGCTCGTCGAGGTGATCGTGCCGCGCCGGGCCCGCAACGCGGTCCAGCTGTCACTGGCGCTGTTCGCCGTCGTGTTGTCGCTGGTCGCTGTGGTGATGGAGCGCGGCACCCGGACGATCACCATCGGCGGCGCGGTCGCCGTGGACGGGCCGACCCTGTTCCTGCAGGGCTCGATCCTGGTGCTCGGCGGGGTGTCGCTGCTGCTGATCGGCGAGCGTTCGATCGAGCGTGGTGGCGTGTTCGTCTCGCAGGCCGCGGTCACCGTCGGCTCGCAGAAGGACGCCCAGCAGGCGAGCGGCCAGCCCGGTGCCACCGAGGTGTACCCGCTGAGTGTCTTCGCGCTCGGCGGCATGCTGCTCTTCGTGGCGGCGAACGACCTGCTCACCATGTTCGTGGCGCTGGAGGTCTTCTCGCTGCCGCTCTACCTGCTGTGCGCGCTGGCCCGTCGCCGGCGGCTGCTCAGCCAAGAGGCCGCGCTCAAGTACTTCCTGCTCGGCTCGTACGCCTCGGCGTTCTTCCTGTTCGGGGTGGCCTTCATCTACGGCTTCGCGGGCGGGATCCAGCTCGGTGTGGTGCACGAGGCGGTCGCCAACCCGCAGCGCAGCCAGGTGCTGCTCTACGTCGGCCTGGCGATGGTCTCGATCGGCCTGCTCTTCAAGGCCGCGCTCGCGCCGTTCCACGTCTGGACGCCGGACGTCTACCAGGGCGCGCCCACGCCGGTCACCGCGTTCATGGCGGCCTGTACCAAGGTCGCCGCGTTCGGCGCCCTGCTGCGGGTGCTGTACGTGGCGTTCGAGGGGGTGCGCTGGGACTTCCAGCCGATCCTCGGTGGCATCGCGGTGCTGACCATGTTCATCGGCGCGATCCTGGCGGTCACTCAGACCGACCTCAAGCGCCTGCTGGCCTACTCGTCGATCGCGAACGCCGGATACCTCATGGTGGGTGTCCTCGCGCTCAACGACGAGGGCCTCAGCAGCACGATGTTCTACCTGGTGGCGTACGGCTTCTCGGTGCTCGCCGCGTTCGCGGTGATCAGCCTGGTGCGCGACGCCGACGGCGAGGCCACCCACCTGTCCCGGTGGGCCGGCGTCGGCCGGAAGAGTCCGCTGCTCGCCGGGATCTTCACGTTCATCCTGCTCGCCTTCGCCGGTATTCCGCTGACCAGCGGCTTCACCAGCAAGTTCGCGGTCTTCGGGGCGGCGGTCGACGGCGGTCAGACGTGGCTGGTGATCTTCGGTGTGATCACCAGCATGCTGCTGGCCTTCCCGTACCTGCGGGTGGTCGTACTGATGTGGCTCTCCGAGCCGGGTGAGACCACTCCGGCCGTCTCCATCCCGGGTTTCCTCACCTCGGCGGTGTTGGGTCTCGGTGTGCTCGTCACGGTGGCGCTGGGCGTGGCTCCGGACGCGCTGCTCGACCTGACCCGAGAGGCATCGGAGTTCGTTCGCTGA
- a CDS encoding type VII secretion protein EccE, which produces MSTESAVPMTESLLRPRRDGRFLGARPEQVVATQVAAATVLAGLVAGGLAMVPAVIVATGLLALTWLRLRGRWAFQWLGVLARYSGRRRSASIGSSTALLSFAAPRVRLTSLDLPGTTAAVLADDSGLTVLIELGDPADEASAIPSFAALLHATGRDQAVGDQPRVRAQLVLSAVSAPTARGGTGPAQSSYRTLAEGSSLSYLRAVLALRVSRAGGWSDDELHRSLAGMTRRLTRRLGPSLARPLGEVAALRAIADLANAETGGSDSARETWSSLRLGGLAQATFRCRPAAGSDLTGNLITRILHLPAAATTVSMTATGLFVRVAAPDATALDTAVRALRTLLATDRVRLRRLEGAQLPGLAATLPLGGEAVDGKQIGAPELPISPAGLMIGRNQGGGAVLIRLFRPEPTRALLVGGLPGAQLLAFRSMATGARVVVRTTRPHAWEPFARGAAVPGEAITILPPGRPFEAPAGSVRHPTLTVLDTGSAPGGPEPARDAGWQTTLVVRDEFGAPDVPHATEADLVVLQRLTPAEATLLGGTLGLGETASYFPRMRTDMVAVINRRAVRWAVFSQTPIEQSLIGEPTRGQALTPA; this is translated from the coding sequence ATGAGCACCGAGAGCGCGGTTCCGATGACCGAGTCCCTGCTGCGCCCCCGCCGTGATGGCCGGTTCCTCGGCGCGCGCCCGGAGCAGGTCGTCGCCACCCAGGTCGCCGCGGCGACGGTGTTGGCCGGTCTGGTGGCCGGCGGGCTGGCCATGGTGCCGGCGGTGATCGTCGCGACCGGGCTGCTGGCGCTGACCTGGCTGCGGTTGCGCGGCCGGTGGGCCTTCCAGTGGCTCGGGGTGTTGGCCCGCTATTCCGGTCGTCGCCGCTCCGCCTCGATCGGCAGCAGCACGGCCCTGCTGTCCTTCGCCGCACCCCGAGTCCGCCTGACCAGCCTCGATCTGCCAGGCACCACGGCCGCGGTCCTCGCCGACGACTCCGGGCTCACAGTTCTGATCGAGCTGGGTGACCCGGCCGACGAGGCGTCCGCCATCCCGTCCTTCGCCGCCCTGCTCCACGCCACCGGCCGCGACCAGGCCGTCGGCGACCAGCCTCGGGTGCGTGCCCAACTGGTGCTGAGCGCGGTCTCGGCCCCGACCGCCCGGGGTGGCACCGGGCCGGCGCAGAGCTCCTACCGGACTCTGGCCGAGGGCAGCTCGCTCAGCTATCTGCGGGCGGTGCTGGCGCTGCGGGTGTCGCGGGCCGGCGGCTGGTCCGACGACGAGCTGCACCGCAGTCTGGCCGGCATGACCCGTCGCCTGACCCGCCGGCTCGGGCCGTCGCTGGCCCGCCCGCTGGGTGAGGTGGCCGCGCTGCGCGCCATCGCGGACCTGGCCAACGCCGAGACCGGCGGCTCGGACAGTGCCCGGGAGACCTGGTCGTCGCTGCGCCTGGGTGGTCTGGCCCAGGCGACGTTCCGGTGCCGGCCGGCCGCCGGGTCCGACCTCACCGGCAATCTGATCACCCGGATCCTGCATCTGCCGGCGGCCGCGACCACGGTGTCGATGACCGCGACCGGCCTCTTCGTCCGGGTCGCCGCCCCCGATGCCACCGCGCTGGACACGGCGGTCCGCGCGTTGCGCACCCTACTCGCCACCGACCGAGTGCGGCTGCGGCGCCTGGAGGGCGCTCAACTGCCGGGCCTGGCCGCCACCCTGCCGCTCGGCGGCGAGGCGGTGGACGGCAAGCAGATCGGTGCTCCGGAGCTGCCGATCAGCCCGGCCGGCCTGATGATCGGCCGCAACCAGGGTGGTGGCGCGGTGTTGATCCGGCTGTTCCGGCCGGAGCCGACCCGGGCGCTTCTGGTCGGCGGTCTACCCGGCGCGCAGTTGCTGGCGTTCCGTTCGATGGCGACCGGGGCCCGGGTCGTGGTCCGGACGACCCGGCCGCACGCCTGGGAGCCGTTCGCGCGGGGTGCGGCGGTGCCCGGGGAGGCGATCACGATCCTGCCGCCGGGGCGCCCGTTCGAGGCACCGGCCGGTTCGGTTCGGCACCCGACGCTCACCGTCCTCGACACCGGCTCGGCCCCGGGCGGCCCGGAGCCGGCCCGGGACGCGGGCTGGCAGACCACCCTGGTGGTCCGGGACGAGTTCGGCGCTCCGGACGTCCCGCACGCCACCGAGGCCGATCTGGTGGTGCTCCAGCGACTGACTCCGGCCGAGGCGACACTGCTCGGCGGCACGCTGGGGCTGGGCGAGACCGCGTCGTACTTCCCCCGGATGCGCACCGACATGGTCGCGGTGATCAACCGGCGGGCGGTCCGGTGGGCGGTGTTCTCCCAGACACCGATCGAGCAGAGCCTGATCGGCGAGCCGACCCGCGGCCAGGCCCTGACCCCGGCGTGA
- a CDS encoding phage holin family protein has protein sequence MARFPAMGILIRLVITAVSLWIATLVIDGIELTADSAANKAGTLLAVAVIFGLVNAVLRPIIKTIGCGLYVLTLGLVAVLVNGLLLLLTSWIADKLDLAFHVDGVLPAVLGALLVGVVSWLLNMLVPDGD, from the coding sequence ATGGCACGATTCCCGGCCATGGGCATCCTCATCCGGCTGGTGATCACCGCCGTATCGCTGTGGATCGCGACTCTGGTGATCGACGGCATCGAGCTGACCGCCGACTCCGCCGCCAACAAAGCGGGCACACTGCTCGCCGTCGCAGTGATCTTCGGCCTGGTCAACGCGGTTCTCCGACCGATCATCAAAACCATCGGCTGCGGCCTCTACGTCCTCACGCTGGGCCTGGTGGCGGTCCTGGTCAACGGTCTGCTCCTGCTGCTCACCAGCTGGATCGCGGACAAGCTGGACCTGGCCTTCCACGTGGACGGCGTCCTCCCCGCGGTCCTCGGCGCGCTGCTGGTCGGCGTCGTGAGCTGGCTGCTGAACATGCTGGTGCCGGACGGAGACTGA
- a CDS encoding polyprenyl synthetase family protein, giving the protein MDESVSATLAAVEVALRGHVASADPLVAEAARHLADAGGKRFRPLLVALGAQFGDPESPQIVDAANVVELTHLATLYHDDVMDEALVRRGAPSANARWGNSVAILVGDYLFAQAADLAATLGTEAVHLQAQTFARLVHGQIAETVGPRGTDPIEHHLHVITEKTASLIATAARFGGLFSGARPEFVEALAGYGETIGIAFQLSDDLLDIASESVQSGKTPGTDLREGVPTLPVFYALAGDDTDASAVRLRELLSAGPITDDELHAEALTLLRESSAMKRARETVRSYAEEARARLAPLPAGEAKRAMEALCDFIADRTN; this is encoded by the coding sequence ATGGACGAGTCGGTGTCTGCGACGCTGGCCGCTGTGGAGGTTGCGCTGAGGGGCCATGTGGCCAGCGCCGATCCACTGGTGGCCGAGGCCGCGCGTCATCTTGCCGACGCCGGCGGCAAGCGGTTCCGGCCGCTGCTCGTCGCGCTCGGGGCGCAGTTCGGTGACCCGGAGTCGCCACAGATCGTCGATGCGGCGAATGTGGTGGAGCTGACCCATCTGGCCACGCTCTACCACGACGACGTCATGGATGAGGCGCTGGTGCGCCGTGGGGCGCCGAGTGCGAATGCGCGTTGGGGCAACTCGGTGGCCATCCTGGTCGGTGACTACCTCTTCGCCCAGGCCGCCGATCTGGCCGCCACCCTCGGCACCGAGGCGGTGCACCTGCAGGCGCAGACGTTCGCGCGACTGGTGCACGGGCAGATCGCCGAGACGGTGGGCCCGCGCGGCACCGACCCGATCGAGCACCACCTGCACGTCATCACCGAGAAGACGGCGTCCCTGATCGCCACGGCGGCCCGTTTCGGCGGGCTGTTCTCCGGCGCGCGCCCGGAGTTCGTGGAGGCGCTCGCCGGTTATGGCGAGACCATCGGCATCGCCTTCCAGCTCTCCGACGACCTGCTCGACATCGCCAGCGAGTCGGTCCAGTCCGGCAAGACCCCGGGCACCGACCTGCGCGAGGGTGTCCCGACGCTGCCGGTGTTCTACGCGCTGGCCGGCGACGACACCGACGCCTCCGCGGTCCGGTTGCGCGAGCTGCTGTCGGCCGGTCCGATCACCGACGACGAGCTGCACGCCGAGGCGCTGACGCTGCTGCGCGAGTCCTCGGCGATGAAACGGGCGCGGGAGACCGTGCGGTCCTACGCCGAGGAGGCGCGGGCCCGACTGGCTCCGCTGCCGGCCGGTGAGGCGAAACGGGCGATGGAAGCGCTCTGCGACTTCATCGCCGACCGCACGAACTGA
- the rarD gene encoding EamA family transporter RarD, producing the protein MSDERRGYVYGLTAYAMWGFFPIYFKFLRPSPPLEILAHRVVWSVVFVALLLTVMRNWRFLGRLVRTPRLLGGVTLAAVLIGVNWGTYIYGVNSSRVVETALGYFITPLLVVLLGVTVMGERLRPLQWAAVGIGGLAVAILTIDYGRLPYIALTLAASFGCYGLIKKRMSLPPAEGLFVESAVLMLPALAFLTWLNLSGEAKFGHVSATHTVLMLIAGVLTAIPLLLFAAATNRVPLVGLGILQYVAPILQLAVGVLIYHEPMPPARLAGFGLVWLALIVFTADGIRSVRNAARIRAAQAMTA; encoded by the coding sequence ATGAGCGACGAGCGGCGCGGATACGTGTACGGCCTCACGGCGTACGCGATGTGGGGTTTCTTCCCCATCTATTTCAAATTCCTGCGCCCCTCGCCGCCACTGGAGATCCTGGCCCACCGGGTGGTGTGGTCGGTCGTCTTCGTGGCCCTGCTGCTCACCGTGATGCGTAACTGGCGGTTCCTGGGACGGCTGGTGCGCACTCCACGGCTGCTCGGCGGGGTCACCCTGGCGGCCGTGCTGATCGGCGTCAACTGGGGCACCTACATCTACGGGGTCAACTCGTCCCGGGTGGTGGAGACCGCGCTCGGCTACTTCATCACACCGCTGCTGGTCGTCCTGCTCGGTGTCACGGTGATGGGTGAGCGGCTGCGTCCGCTGCAGTGGGCCGCGGTGGGCATCGGCGGGCTGGCGGTGGCGATCCTGACCATCGACTACGGGCGTCTGCCGTACATCGCGCTGACCCTGGCCGCCTCGTTCGGCTGCTACGGGCTGATCAAGAAGCGGATGTCACTGCCGCCGGCCGAGGGCCTGTTCGTCGAGTCGGCGGTGCTGATGCTGCCGGCGCTGGCGTTCCTGACCTGGCTCAATCTGTCCGGCGAGGCGAAGTTCGGGCATGTCTCGGCGACGCACACCGTACTGATGCTGATCGCCGGTGTGCTGACCGCGATCCCGCTGCTGCTGTTCGCCGCCGCCACGAACCGGGTGCCCCTGGTCGGCCTCGGCATCCTTCAGTACGTGGCGCCGATCCTCCAGCTCGCGGTCGGGGTGCTGATCTACCACGAGCCGATGCCACCGGCCCGGCTCGCCGGGTTCGGCCTGGTCTGGCTGGCGCTGATCGTCTTCACCGCGGACGGCATCCGCAGCGTCCGCAACGCGGCCCGGATCCGAGCCGCGCAGGCCATGACCGCCTAG
- a CDS encoding WXG100 family type VII secretion target, translating to MNDGHLLVNFNSLHQARLDIAKAVNKLTADLEYLESEGKKLQGTWSGAAQDAYDIRQRTWQAASKDLQIILAEIGSALERSHDDYQDTERAAANRFQ from the coding sequence ATGAACGACGGACACCTGCTCGTCAACTTCAACTCGCTCCACCAGGCGCGCCTGGACATCGCGAAGGCGGTGAACAAGCTGACCGCCGACCTCGAGTACCTGGAGAGCGAGGGCAAGAAGCTGCAGGGCACCTGGTCCGGCGCGGCTCAGGATGCCTACGACATCCGCCAGCGCACGTGGCAGGCGGCCTCCAAGGACCTGCAGATCATCCTGGCCGAGATCGGTTCGGCGCTGGAGCGGTCGCACGACGACTACCAGGACACCGAGCGGGCCGCGGCCAACCGGTTCCAGTGA
- a CDS encoding anti-sigma factor family protein, whose translation MRCEDGHDDAAYVLGALSPIERAAYERHLATCSFCREAVADLALVPDMLDRLDADEFAKLLDPSLSNLSRPAHAPSLKKVRARPIRIVSSIAALVLFLVIGGGLAYWGLNAGDPTSPPAGPPIAMTKVDPASQIAATVRITSTGAGSRVEMECSYSDVAKPYTFRLIAYGPDEQTEQLGSWLAQPGKKFQMPAATHFTQGSLSRLELVRSDDKVMLVYEPQS comes from the coding sequence ATGCGATGCGAGGACGGGCACGACGACGCCGCCTACGTCCTTGGCGCGCTGTCGCCGATAGAACGGGCCGCATATGAGCGTCACCTGGCAACATGCTCGTTCTGCCGGGAGGCGGTCGCCGATCTGGCGCTCGTGCCGGACATGCTCGACCGGCTCGACGCGGACGAGTTCGCCAAGCTGCTCGATCCCAGTCTGTCCAATCTGTCCCGGCCCGCGCATGCGCCGTCGTTGAAGAAAGTTCGGGCCCGGCCGATCCGGATCGTCAGTTCGATCGCGGCGCTCGTGCTCTTCCTCGTCATCGGGGGCGGGCTGGCGTACTGGGGACTGAACGCGGGTGACCCGACCAGCCCACCAGCCGGGCCGCCGATCGCGATGACGAAGGTCGACCCGGCGTCTCAGATCGCGGCCACCGTACGGATCACCAGCACCGGGGCCGGCAGCCGGGTCGAGATGGAATGTTCGTACAGCGATGTGGCCAAGCCGTACACGTTCCGGCTGATCGCCTACGGACCCGACGAGCAGACCGAACAGCTCGGGTCGTGGCTGGCCCAGCCGGGCAAGAAGTTCCAGATGCCGGCGGCCACCCACTTCACCCAGGGCAGCCTGTCCCGGCTCGAACTGGTTCGCTCCGACGACAAGGTGATGCTCGTCTACGAGCCGCAGAGCTAG
- a CDS encoding pyridoxamine 5'-phosphate oxidase family protein, whose protein sequence is MSDPTALHKTLQAYRTCEFATLTKSGAPVAWPTSGLVRPDGTILLTTSLGYPQKAFNVRRDGRVALLFSDPTASGLKQPEQILVRGDAICPDEVHVRPEGDLAEFWELLLARQPHSQSYLDWPMTAMTDFYYMRLLITITPTEVVQRPLPVPSRSKVTSMLGTEVLAGFDSVVLTAVDKSGAPVLLRTTARVASGGYRIDVPDDVPVAEGPAGLLVHRHDDKLWNLYNASVRGELFADGDGWLLKPDRLVEPGARHKGSPLDQFRILRETKAATKRYLERRGLARPVIPWADYRAIRSRVRNGS, encoded by the coding sequence GTGTCTGATCCGACAGCGCTTCACAAAACCCTCCAGGCCTACCGGACATGTGAGTTCGCGACGCTGACCAAGAGCGGGGCGCCGGTCGCCTGGCCGACCTCCGGGCTGGTCCGCCCGGACGGCACGATCCTGCTCACCACCTCGCTCGGATACCCGCAGAAGGCCTTCAACGTCCGACGGGACGGGCGGGTGGCACTGCTCTTCTCCGACCCCACCGCGAGCGGTCTGAAGCAGCCCGAGCAGATTCTGGTACGGGGTGACGCGATCTGCCCGGACGAGGTCCACGTGCGGCCTGAGGGCGATCTGGCGGAGTTCTGGGAACTGCTGCTGGCCCGGCAGCCCCACTCGCAGTCCTACCTGGACTGGCCGATGACGGCGATGACCGATTTCTACTACATGCGATTGTTGATCACGATCACTCCGACCGAGGTGGTCCAGCGGCCGTTGCCCGTTCCGTCCCGGTCCAAGGTGACGTCGATGCTCGGCACCGAGGTGCTCGCGGGCTTCGACTCGGTGGTGCTGACCGCCGTCGACAAGTCCGGCGCCCCGGTTCTGCTGCGGACCACGGCGAGGGTGGCGTCCGGGGGGTACCGGATCGACGTACCGGACGACGTGCCGGTCGCCGAGGGCCCGGCCGGGTTGCTGGTGCATCGCCACGACGACAAGCTGTGGAACCTCTACAACGCGAGCGTGCGGGGCGAGTTGTTCGCCGACGGGGACGGCTGGCTGCTCAAACCGGACCGTCTCGTCGAACCCGGCGCCCGCCATAAGGGGAGCCCACTCGACCAGTTCCGCATCCTGCGGGAGACCAAGGCGGCCACCAAGCGGTACCTCGAACGTCGTGGGCTGGCCCGTCCGGTGATCCCGTGGGCGGACTATCGGGCGATCCGCTCCCGGGTCCGAAACGGCAGCTGA
- a CDS encoding IclR family transcriptional regulator yields the protein MRDPLAEPSDLIRSVSRALRVLESVGRAPRGLTVKQIARRCELTVATTYHLVRTLAYEGYVIRREDGTYIVGLEIADRYRELVSAFRGPPAVGEALRRAAVDSGYSHYLGRFVGGRIAVTASAEGARSPFMDDVAPGFDEGGHATALGKALLATLTPDQRSRYLRDYGMRAFTPATLTTPEALEADLAAGERRGMQIEMGQFRQGLASAAVVVVADRDMERRLVLACSMPAAEMLTSARVVRAKLTVAARNVAEALSGGESATA from the coding sequence GTGCGTGACCCCCTAGCGGAGCCGTCAGATCTCATCCGGAGCGTTTCGCGTGCCCTGCGCGTGCTGGAGTCCGTGGGCCGGGCTCCGCGCGGACTCACCGTGAAACAGATCGCCCGTCGATGCGAGCTGACCGTCGCCACGACGTACCACCTCGTCCGGACGCTGGCCTACGAGGGCTACGTGATCCGGCGCGAGGACGGCACGTACATCGTCGGGCTCGAGATCGCCGATCGATACCGTGAGCTGGTCTCCGCCTTCCGTGGGCCACCCGCGGTCGGTGAGGCGCTGCGCCGGGCCGCGGTCGACAGTGGATACAGCCACTACCTCGGCCGGTTCGTCGGCGGGCGGATAGCGGTCACCGCCTCCGCCGAGGGCGCCCGCTCCCCGTTCATGGACGATGTGGCGCCCGGCTTCGACGAGGGTGGCCACGCCACCGCGCTCGGCAAGGCGCTGCTCGCCACGCTCACCCCCGACCAGCGTTCGCGCTATCTGCGTGATTACGGGATGCGGGCGTTCACCCCGGCCACCCTCACCACACCTGAGGCGCTGGAGGCCGATCTGGCCGCCGGTGAACGACGCGGCATGCAGATCGAGATGGGTCAGTTCCGGCAGGGTCTCGCGTCCGCCGCGGTGGTCGTCGTCGCCGACCGAGACATGGAGCGCCGCCTCGTTCTGGCCTGCTCGATGCCCGCGGCGGAGATGCTGACCTCGGCACGTGTGGTCCGGGCGAAGCTCACCGTGGCCGCGCGGAACGTCGCGGAAGCCCTGTCCGGAGGCGAGTCCGCAACTGCCTGA
- a CDS encoding NADH-quinone oxidoreductase subunit M: MKDFPFLSVLTLLPLVGALVVAFIPRTKAELAKMVALGWSVLVLVLSIFMWVAYNVGGDRFQFRESYTWIPSWGANFTFAADGIALVMLMLIAVLFPVVILASWHDVDQSTRSAPAYFALLLSFEFTMIGVFAAADIFLFYVFFEIMLIPMYFIIGSFGSGQKQYAAVKFFLYSLVGGLFMLASVIGLWVLGGKTFDFTKLAEATASIDQNTARWLFLGFFVAFAIKAPFFPFHTWLPDSGGAAPAGAAALLVGVMDKVGTFGILRYCLSLFPEASRWFAPAAMVLAVIGIIYAALLAVGQNDLKRLVSYTSIAHFGFIGIGIFAFTTQAGTGAVLYMVNHGLATGLLFIVVGMFVARRGSSLVSDFGGAGKLMPVLAGVLFFAGLASLALPGTAPFVSEFLVLIGTFSTNKGYAVVATLGIVLAAAYVLWMIQRTTQGTLNPALTEVPAMSKDITLREKVVVAPLIALLLVLGFYPKPVTDVINPAVQATMQDVGVNDPAPTVEAGGKVGG; the protein is encoded by the coding sequence GTGAAAGACTTCCCGTTCCTTTCCGTCCTCACCCTGCTGCCCCTGGTCGGGGCGCTGGTGGTGGCCTTCATCCCCAGGACGAAGGCCGAACTGGCCAAGATGGTCGCGCTCGGCTGGTCGGTGCTCGTCCTGGTGCTGAGCATCTTCATGTGGGTGGCCTACAACGTCGGCGGCGACCGCTTCCAGTTCCGGGAGTCGTACACCTGGATCCCGTCCTGGGGTGCGAACTTCACCTTCGCCGCCGACGGCATCGCGCTCGTCATGCTGATGCTGATCGCGGTTCTGTTCCCGGTCGTGATCCTGGCGTCCTGGCATGACGTCGACCAGAGCACCAGGTCGGCTCCGGCCTACTTCGCGCTGCTGCTGTCCTTCGAGTTCACGATGATCGGGGTGTTCGCCGCGGCGGACATCTTCCTGTTCTACGTGTTCTTCGAGATCATGCTGATCCCGATGTACTTCATCATCGGGTCGTTCGGCAGTGGCCAGAAGCAGTACGCGGCGGTCAAGTTCTTCCTCTACAGCCTGGTCGGCGGCCTCTTCATGCTGGCCTCGGTGATCGGTCTGTGGGTGCTCGGCGGGAAGACCTTCGACTTCACGAAACTGGCCGAGGCGACCGCGTCGATCGACCAGAACACCGCGCGGTGGCTGTTCCTCGGCTTCTTCGTGGCGTTCGCGATCAAGGCGCCGTTCTTCCCGTTCCACACCTGGCTGCCGGACTCCGGTGGAGCCGCTCCGGCCGGCGCGGCGGCGCTGCTGGTCGGCGTGATGGACAAGGTCGGCACGTTCGGCATCCTGCGCTACTGCCTCTCGCTCTTCCCCGAGGCGTCGCGCTGGTTCGCCCCGGCCGCCATGGTTCTCGCGGTGATCGGCATCATCTACGCGGCGCTGCTCGCGGTCGGCCAGAACGACCTGAAGCGCCTGGTGTCGTACACCTCGATCGCGCACTTCGGTTTCATCGGCATCGGCATCTTCGCCTTCACCACCCAGGCCGGTACCGGTGCGGTGCTCTACATGGTCAACCACGGCCTGGCCACCGGCCTGCTGTTCATCGTGGTCGGCATGTTCGTCGCCCGCCGCGGGTCGTCGTTGGTCAGTGACTTCGGCGGGGCCGGCAAGCTGATGCCGGTGCTGGCCGGAGTGCTGTTCTTCGCCGGTCTCGCCTCGCTGGCGCTGCCCGGCACCGCACCCTTCGTCAGTGAGTTCCTGGTGCTGATCGGCACGTTCAGCACCAACAAGGGGTACGCCGTGGTGGCCACTCTGGGCATCGTGCTGGCCGCGGCGTACGTGCTGTGGATGATCCAGCGGACCACCCAGGGCACCCTGAACCCGGCTCTCACCGAGGTGCCGGCGATGTCGAAGGACATCACCCTGCGCGAGAAGGTGGTCGTCGCGCCGCTGATCGCGCTGCTCCTGGTGCTCGGCTTCTACCCGAAGCCGGTCACCGATGTGATCAACCCCGCGGTACAGGCGACCATGCAGGACGTCGGCGTGAACGACCCGGCACCCACCGTGGAAGCCGGCGGAAAGGTGGGCGGCTGA
- a CDS encoding WXG100 family type VII secretion target, whose product MSQTESQSAQMASTANEFERINGSLQSMLSTLMRELEGLSAGWKGQGALAFEDVKTRYAGDLKRLNDALAETAEGIRTSGASYERSDTEAASSIGRTGGQFTLPL is encoded by the coding sequence ATGTCGCAGACTGAGAGCCAGTCCGCACAGATGGCGAGTACCGCCAACGAGTTCGAACGGATCAACGGTTCGCTCCAGAGCATGCTCAGCACGCTGATGCGGGAGCTGGAGGGCCTCAGCGCCGGGTGGAAGGGTCAGGGCGCGCTGGCGTTCGAGGACGTCAAGACGCGGTATGCGGGCGACCTCAAGCGGCTCAACGACGCTCTCGCCGAGACCGCCGAGGGTATCCGTACGTCCGGTGCCAGCTACGAGCGTTCCGACACCGAGGCCGCGTCCAGCATCGGCCGGACCGGCGGCCAGTTCACCCTGCCGCTCTGA